In Podospora pseudopauciseta strain CBS 411.78 chromosome 3, whole genome shotgun sequence, one genomic interval encodes:
- a CDS encoding hypothetical protein (EggNog:ENOG503PZTT) encodes MASRVKGWLDRRKSMSSLKASSQAVPNNDNPYGADYNKSTPRNAGMNSQRYSSMSVSSRYSGALPGRNNLGPIEEDNNGGFLPYRPPPQNPAPPAASQYDLGYGRPAPTPVQYSAPPVPVQYQPAPSSYAPPTQSFNQHLGPNQYQNHPIPPGTPPTPNSQHNSLTNVYTSGSSNPSSYGGGVSTPDTRYSSDSLGASNRGYNNFPPQPPQQQQDSKPPPPRPFTLWKPQPQPQPVNNPLPKPSDFSKQAKASPVEVQRCIKLLRALFKLRMKIWSAQESHWSTHPKTIENMAQADDLLRDIQNMVGDWQNSIAKGQMYWDEEERAELSVIMQSLSMLRPYGMGGGHGFRQQ; translated from the coding sequence ATGGCCAGCCGTGTCAAAGGATGGCTTGATCGCCGAAAGAGCATGAGCTCTCTCAAAGCATCCTCCCAAGCAGTCCCGAACAATGATAACCCTTATGGGGCGGACTACAACAAATCGACTCCGAGAAACGCAGGCATGAATTCGCAGAGGTATTCTTCCATGTCTGTCTCATCTCGATACTCAGGGGCTCTTCCCGGGCGCAATAACCTTGGCCCCATCGAGGAAGACAACAACGGCGGGTTCCTGCCATatcgccctccccctcaaaatcccgctcctccagcagcatCGCAATACGACCTGGGATACGGCCGCCCGGCACCGACACCGGTGCAATACTCTGCTCCTCCGGTCCCCGTTCAGTACCAGCCTGCCCCATCTTCGTATGCTCCCCCAACGCAAAGCTTCAATCAGCATCTCGGGCCAAACCAATACCAGAACCACCCGATCCCCCCCGGAACCCCCCCGACACCAAACAGTCAACACAACAGCCTGACCAACGTCTAcaccagcggcagcagcaaccccagCTCCTACGGCGGAGGCGTGAGCACCCCTGACACCAGATACAGCAGCGACAGCCTCGGCGCCTCCAACCGCGGCTACAACAACTTCCCCCCCCAGCCtccgcaacagcaacaggactccaaaccaccaccgcctcgcCCTTTTACCCTCTggaaaccccaaccccagccccaacccGTCAACAACCCGCTCCCTAAACCGAGCGACTTCTCCAAGCAGGCCAAAGCCTCTCCCGTCGAGGTCCAGCGGTGCATAAAGCTCCTCCGCGCCTTGTTCAAGCTCCGGATGAAGATCTGGTCCGCGCAGGAGTCCCACTGGTCAACGCACCCAAAGACGATTGAGAACATGGCACAGGCGGACGACTTGCTGAGGGATATCCAGAACATGGTCGGGGACTGGCAGAACAGCATCGCAAAGGGGCAGATGTActgggacgaggaggagagggcggagcTGAGCGTGATTATGCAGAGCCTGAGCATGTTGAGGCCGTACGGGATGGGGGGCGGGCATGGGTTTAGGCAGCAATAG